Below is a window of Planococcus rifietoensis DNA.
CAATCCCATCGGCCCGCGTGCGTGGAGCTTTTGCGTACTGATGCCGATTTCGGCGCCAAAGCCGAATTCAAAGCCATCCGTAAAGCGCGTTGACGCGTTATGGTAGACCGCTGCTGCATCCACTTCCGTGAAGAATTGCTGGACGCTTTCCGCCTGTTCCGAAATGATTGCCTCGGAATGCTTCGTGCCGTACTGGTTGATATGCTTGACCACTTCATCCACGCTTCCTACCGTTTTCAGCGCGAGTTCGTAAGCCAAGTATTCCGTTCCCCAATCGGCTTCTTCCGCCGGGATGATGCCGCTGCCTGATTGCTGCGCCTTTTCATCGCCGTGGATCTTGACGTCTTTTGCCTGCAAGGCTTCAATCAGTTCCGGAAGATGCTGCTCAGCCCATTTCTCGTGGACGAGGATGGTTTCGCAAGAATTGCAGACCGATGGACGCTGGGTTTTCGCGTTCAATGCGATTTCGATTGCCATGTCCTTGTCCGCCGTCTCGTCGATATAGACGTGGCAATTGCCTGCGCCTGTCTCAAGTACCGGTACAGTTGAGTTTGCGACGACCGTCTTGATCAAATTGGCGCCGCCACGTGGAATCAACACATCCAAATAGTCGTTTAACTTGAACATGGCAGATGCCGCTTCTCGGCTCGTGTCTTCCAGCAATTGCACAGAATCCACCGGCAATTCGCTTTGTTCAAGCGCACGGTGAATAACGGCGACGATGGCGGTGTTCGAGTGGATTGCAGTCGAACTGCCGCGCAGGACGACGGCATTGCCGGTTTTCAGGCAAAGACTTGACGCATCCACCGTGACGTTCGGGCGGGCTTCGTAAATCATGCCCACCACGCCAAGCGGTACGCGTACTTTCGTCATATCGAGGCCATTCGGCTGCTGCCAATGTTCGAGCACTTCACCGACTGGATCGGTGAGTTTGGTCAATTGGATCAGCGCATCCGCCATATCCGCCAGACGCTCTTCATCGAGTTTAAGGCGGTCGACGAGCGATTCACTCATGCCGTTTGCGCGCCCCGCTTCAATGTCTTTCAAGTTTTCTTTTAAAATGAAAGCTTTTTCAGCCATTAGCTGCTGAGAGATGAGTTCTAATGCTTTATTTTTCAGGGTGGTGTCGGCTTTCGCGAGTTCCCCCGCTGCCGCTTTCGCTTTTTTCGCTTTTTGTACCAGTTCTGTCTCCAAAGCTGCTTCCTTTTGAAGAACTTCTGTCATCCAATCTTCTCCTTTCGAATTTCCGTACCTTACGCTAATTCTTTAACGGGTTTTGCGATATACGTCCCGTCGCCGTTTCCATCCATGATCTCAACCAATTTTTCACTGCCTTCTCCTGTGCCGATGAACACATCGACGCCGAAGTTATGGGCTGTTTTTGCGGCTTCCACTTTTGTCTTCATGCCGCCTGTCCCGACATCCGATCCAGCACCGGATGCGGCTTCCATCAATTCATCTGGAATATCCTTCAAATGGGTATATCTCTCAGCAGATGGGTTGGTCTTCGGATTATCGGCGTAAATGCCGTTGATGTCGGTCAAAATGATCAATTGATCAGCACGCACAAGCCCACTGACAAGAGCCGACAGCATATCGTTATCGCCGAAGGTCAATTCCTCGACCGCTACCGAATCGTTTTCGTTGATGACCGGCATCATGCCGCGCTCCAACAATTTCGAAATGGTATCGTCCGCTTTTTGGTACAAGTCCTTCGTCAATAATAATTGCGCAGAGACGATATCGAAATTCTTGAATTCCGTCGCATACGCCTGCGCAAGCAGGCTTTGCCCGACGGCTGCTGCCGATTGCTTGTCGACAATTGTATCCGGGCGGGATAAATAACCCATGCTCGTGCATCCGGCTGCAACTGCGCCAGATGAGATCAAGATGACGTCATGCCCTTCTTCTTTCAAGCGGGCCAACGCCCCGACGTGTTCGCGCAACTTCGTGATGGACAATTTACCGTGGCTGTCCGTCAATGAGCTGCTTCCTATTTTCACTACTATTCTTTTCTTTTCCATTGTTACAGTCACCACCCGATTTTGATTATTTAATGAGCTCTCCCATTACGATCAAAAGCGGAAGAACCCGGTCTCCGTAAAACGCTTTACAATGGCTGACTTGCGTTGTCTGATAATAAGAATTATTATGCAATTAAATGCATTTTAAGTCAACTATTAATTTCAAAAATACTTATAAAACGGTTATCTAAATAATAAAACCTGCATATTTATGAATATTTATTCAAAAAGCCCGTTTCATTATAAACCATTTCCAGTTCCGGAGATGGCGGCTGCGCATTCTTCGCCGGCCGTTAATTTCCAGCGGCAGCTGATCGCGGGCAGCACACCAATCATAAGTAGCAAGTGTAACATAACCAGAGGGTACTTCAAGTTCAGGGAGGGGATTTCGCCTTATGAAAGGGCTTTCATTATGGATATAAAGTAGGTAAAAAGACATATTTAAAGATCAACAAAAGCCCACACCGTAAGGGATGCAGGCAAAATGCGTACAAGTGTTGCTATTTCATTCTAAAGTACCACATTCAATGAAGCGCTGTTTTCGACAGCTCACGGCGTTTGGCCGCTCGCCGATAGCCTTGGATGATATCGCTCAACGCACCCACAATCATAATGATTAGGATGCCGCCAAAAATCCACGTCAGCGCATTGGTTCCGCCGAATGTAGCGGTGAGGAACTGGCGGAATTCGGGATTGAGCAATTC
It encodes the following:
- a CDS encoding glutamate-5-semialdehyde dehydrogenase, which translates into the protein MTEVLQKEAALETELVQKAKKAKAAAGELAKADTTLKNKALELISQQLMAEKAFILKENLKDIEAGRANGMSESLVDRLKLDEERLADMADALIQLTKLTDPVGEVLEHWQQPNGLDMTKVRVPLGVVGMIYEARPNVTVDASSLCLKTGNAVVLRGSSTAIHSNTAIVAVIHRALEQSELPVDSVQLLEDTSREAASAMFKLNDYLDVLIPRGGANLIKTVVANSTVPVLETGAGNCHVYIDETADKDMAIEIALNAKTQRPSVCNSCETILVHEKWAEQHLPELIEALQAKDVKIHGDEKAQQSGSGIIPAEEADWGTEYLAYELALKTVGSVDEVVKHINQYGTKHSEAIISEQAESVQQFFTEVDAAAVYHNASTRFTDGFEFGFGAEIGISTQKLHARGPMGLPALTSTKYLIKGNGQTK